A window from Triticum aestivum cultivar Chinese Spring chromosome 6D, IWGSC CS RefSeq v2.1, whole genome shotgun sequence encodes these proteins:
- the LOC123145840 gene encoding filaggrin-2-like: MEHQGHGTGEKKSIMSKIKAKLSSSHGDHQQAAATHGQQGHTTTGTHGTPATDGAYGQHGHTGATGTGMHDADTGEKKGVMENINDKLPGDHEDHQQTGGTYGQPGQTAAATHGASVTGGTYGQQGNTGMETHGAPATDSASRQHGHTGSTDTVIHGTDTSEKKDVDKLPGGHGDHQQTGGTYGQKGHTAAEPHGASATGDTYGQEGNTSTGTHGAPATNGGYGKHGHTRTTGTGMHGVETGEKKGDVEDIDDKLLGGHGDHQQTAGTYGHQGHIATVTHGTSAIDDTYGQQGNTGTGTHAVPATDGAYGQHRHTGATGTGMHGTNTGEKKDVMENINDKLPASHGNHQQTSGTYGQQGHTDVATHGPTATSGTYGQQENTGTGTHGAPAIHGAYGQHGHTGAIGAGLHGADTGEKKGVKENINDKLPGGHGDHQQTGGTYGQQGHTDAATHGALATGNTTVQQGIIGTGTHGAPATDGAYGQHGHTGATGTRMHGIDTGEKKGIMKNINDKLPSGDKDHQHTSGTYGQQAQTGTAMHGASATGDTYGEQGHTEMTGWGTHGNNEKKGVMEDIKAKLPGGDDDRQQTGDTYGQQRHTDTATHGTLATGDTYGQQGHTGITDTGTYGTGEKKGAMENIKEKLPGGHGDHQQTGGTYGSQEDTEMTGIGMHSTTATDGIDGQQGHTGMTGRVSHDTDERKGVMENLKEKLPDGHDDHPQTVRTDERHAGTGTHDTPATDGTYGQHGHTGVTDTKAYGSGGTGEKKSIMENTNQKLPGGQNDRQQTGDTYGQQGHTDTATHGTPSTGGTYGQHGHTGVTDKGTQGTDGIDKKKDAMENIKEKLPVGHDDHQHTAGTYGQDGHTGMTGTEMHGTTATDGGQQGHNVTTGTGTHGTDGAGEKKSLMDKIMEKLPGLN; the protein is encoded by the coding sequence atggagcaccagGGACACGGCACCGGCGAGAAGAAGAGCATCATGAGCAAGATCAAGGCGAAGCTCTCCAGCAGCCACGGTGATCACCAGCAGGCCGCTGCCACCCACGGGCAGCAGGGACACACCACTACGGGGACGCATGGCACCCCGGCCACCGATGGTGCCTACGGGCAGCACGGACACACCGGAGCCACCGGCACGGGGATGCACGATGCCGACACCGGCGAGAAGAAGGGCGTCATGGAGAATATCAATGACAAGCTCCCTGGTGACCACGAGGACCACCAGCAGACTGGTGGCACCTACGGTCAACCGGGGCAGACTGCCGCGGCGACGCATGGCGCCTCAGTTACCGGCGGCACCTATGGCCAGCAGGGAAACACCGGTATGGAGACACATGGCGCCCCGGCCACCGATAGTGCCTCCAGGCAGCACGGACACACTGGGTCCACCGACACGGTGATTCACGGCACCGACACCAGCGAGAAGAAGGACGTCGACAAGCTCCCTGGTGGCCATGGGGACCACCAGCAGACTGGTGGCACCTACGGGCAGAAGGGACACACGGCCGCGGAACCGCATGGCGCCTCAGCAACCGGCGACACCTATGGCCAGGAGGGAAACACCAGTACGGGGACACATGGCGCCCCTGCCACCAATGGTGGCTACGGGAAGCACGGACACACCAGGACCACCGGGACGGGGATGCACGGCGTCGAGACGGGTGAGAAGAAGGGTGACGTGGAGGACATTGATGACAAACTCCTTGGTGGCCATGGGGACCACCAGCAAACTGCTGGCACCTACGGCCATCAGGGACACATCGCTACGGTGACGCATGGCACCTCAGCCATCGATGACACGTATGGGCAGCAGGGAAACACCGGTACGGGGACACATGCCGTACCGGCCACCGATGGTGCCTATGGGCAGCACCGACACACCGGGGCCACCGGCACGGGGATGCACGGCACCAACACGGGCGAGAAGAAGGACGTCATGGAGAACATCAATGACAAGCTCCCTGCTAGCCATGGGAACCACCAGCAGACAAGTGGCACCTACGGGCAGCAGGGACACACCGATGTGGCGACGCATGGCCCCACAGCCACCAGTGGCACCTATGGGCAGCAAGAAAACACTGGTACGGGGACACATGGCGCCCCTGCCATCCATGGTGCCTACGGGCAGCACGGACACACCGGGGCCATTGGGGCGGGGCTGCATGGCGCCGACACGGGAGAGAAGAAGGGCGTCAAGGAGAACATCAATGACAAGCTCCCTGGTGGCCACGGGGACCACCAACAGACTGGTGGCACCTACGGGCAGCAGGGACACACCGATGCGGCGACGCATGGCGCATTAGCCACTGGCAACACCACTGTGCAGCAAGGAATCATCGGTACGGGGACACATGGCGCCCCGGCCACCGATGGTGCCTACGGGCAGCACGGACACACCGGAGCCACTGGCACGAGGATGCACGGCATCGACACCGGCGAGAAGaagggcatcatgaagaacatcaaCGACAAGCTGCCTAGCGGCGACAAAGACCACCAGCACACCAGTGGCACTTACGGTCAGCAGGCACAAACCGGCACGGCGATGCATGGCGCCTCAGCCACGGGCGACACCTATGGCGAGCAGGGACACACCGAAATGACCGGCTGGGGGACGCACGGCAACAACGAGAAAAAGGGCGTCATGGAGGACATCAAGGCCAAGCTCCCCGGTGGCGACGATGATCGCCAGCAAACCGGTGACACCTATGGGCAGCAGCGACACACCGACACTGCAACACATGGCACCCTTGCCACCGGCGACACCTACGGGCAGCAGGGACACACCGGGATAACCGACACGGGGACATATGGCACCGGCGAGAAGAAGGGCGCCATGGAGAACATCAAGGAGAAGCTCCCTGGTGGCCATGGTGACCACCAACAGACTGGTGGCACCTACGGGAGCCAGGAAGACACCGAAATGACTGGAATCGGGATGCATAGCACCACGGCCACAGACGGCATAGATGGTCAGCAGGGACACACCGGAATGACCGGCAGAGTGTCACACGACACCGACGAGAGGAAGGGTGTCATGGAGAACCTCAAGGAGAAGCTCCCCGACGGCCATGACGACCACCCGCAGACTGTTCGCACCGACGAGCGCCACGCCGGCACGGGGACGCATGACACCCCGGCCACCGACGGCACCTATGGGCAGCACGGACACACTGGAGTGACCGACACAAAGGCGTACGGCTCTGGCGGCACAGGCGAGAAGAAGAGCATCATGGAGAACACCAATCAGAAGCTCCCCGGGGGCCAGAATGACCGCCAGCAGACCGGTGACACCTACGGGCAGCAAGGACACACCGACACAGCGACGCATGGCACCCCGTCCACCGGCGGCACCTACGGGCAGCACGGACACACCGGAGTGACCGATAAGGGAACACAGGGCACCGACGGCATCGACAAGAAGAAGGATGCCATGGAGAACATCAAGGAGAAGCTCCCCGTTGGCCACGATGACCACCAGCATACTGCTGGCACCTACGGGCAGGATGGACACACTGGAATGACCGGCACGGAGATGCATGGCACCACGGCCACCGACGGTGGGCAGCAAGGACACAACGTAACAACTGGTACTGGGACACACGGCACCGACGGGGCCGGTGAGAAGAAGAGCCTCATGGACAAGATCATGGAGAAGCTGCCTGGACTGAACTAA